The nucleotide sequence CGCCGCAACATGGCCACGGAGCTGGAGCTGCTCAGTGCGTAACATGTGCCGTTCGCGGCTCGACCCCGAGCTGCGCATGGTCCCGCTCGGCCCGCTGCGCAAGAACCGCGCCACGACCGTCGACGCCCTCCAGCAGGTCTTCTCACGGATGGAACCGCCACCGGCCTTCGGAAATGACATCCACCTTGCCGTCCCTGACGCGAACGGCCGTCTCGTCATCGATGAAGTAGATCGGGAAGTCCGCCCGCGCAACGATGCGATCAGCCCAGGCGTCGTCCCGCTCGGGGAAATCCGGCGAGTACAGGTGGGGCTTGAGATACCAGTCGAAGAGACCGAACGGCGGCTCCACGGTCGTCGCGCCGAGCACGTGGAGGTCCGTGGTGTCCCCGATGACGTCGGCGGAGTGTCCGGTGAGATTACGGCTGAAGATCATTGATCCGGCGCTGACCCCCACATAGACCCGGCTCTCCAGCGCCTCCAGGAAGCCGTCGGCCAGGCCGTTGCCGGTGATGCTGCGCGCGAGGTGGTAGTGACTGCCGCCCTCGACATAGATGACGTCGGCATGGAGCAGCCGGTCGAGCACCATCTGCCGGGGCAGGCCGTTCAGCTCCAGGACGTCGAACTCCCGCCAGCCGAGGCCGTGCAGCCGGTTCAGGTCCGCGACGAACCACCCGTGGTCCCCGGGCTCGGCAACGGACGCCGTAGGAACGTACACGACGTTCGCCGACCCGAACGGCTTTCCCAGCATGTCCCGCAGCGCATCCCGCAGTGTCTCGTTGCGCAGGCCACTCGCGGTCAACAGAAGCTCCATCGGGCGAGCCAACCACGGCTGACAGGCGCGCGCAACGAACCCAGGATCACCACCGCCGTCATGGCGTGGCATGGCATGGCATGGCCGCATCACAGTCCACGCCATCGAGTGAATGCTCGAGAAGCGCGCATCCCGATGTTCCGCGCAGGAATGCCGAGGTCATGCCATGGCGTTGGGCCTGGCATGCCCTCCTCCTCCCCAGCGGATTCCGCTCGCTCCCGCATGCCCCTGGCGGTCTACGTCCTCGGGCTGTCCGTCTTCGCTCTCGGTACCTCCGAGTTCATGCTGTCCGGGCTGCTGCAACCCGTCGCGCGGGACATGGGGGTGTCCATCCCCACGGCCGGGTTGCTGATATCGGCCTTCGCGATCGGCATGGTGGTCGGGGCGCCGGTGCTGGCGGCGGCCACGTTGCGGCTGCCGCGGCGGACGACGCTGATGGCACTGCTGGCGGCGTTCGGGCTGGGGCAGATCGCGGGGGCGCTGGCGCCGTCGTACGGGGTGCTGTTCGCCTCGCGGGTCGTCAGCGCGCTCGCGTGTGCCGGGTTCTGGGCGGTGGGCGCCGCGGTGGCCGTATCGCTGGTGCCGGTGAACGCGCGGGCGAAGGCGATGGCGGTGATGGTCGGCGGGCTGAGCATCGCGAACATCGCGGGGGTCCCCGCCGGAGCGTTGCTCGGGCAGCACGCGGGGTGGCGCGCCGCCTTCTGGGCGGTGGCCGGGCTGTCGGCGCTCGGGCTGGTCGGAGTCGTCGCGCTCGTACCGCGTACGGAGGTGCCGACCGGGGACGACCGGCCCCGGCTGCGGGCCGAGTTGCGCATCTACCGCGACCGGCAGGTGTGGCTGGCGCTGGCCGCCACCGCGCTCAGCGGTGGCGCGGTCTTCTGCCTGTTCTCCTACCTCGGGCCGCTGCTCACGGATGTGGCGGGGCTGGACGAGGGCTGGGTGCCGACCGTGCTCGCGCTGTTCGGGGTCGGCGCGCTGCTGGGTACGGTGCTCGGCGGGCGGATCGCGGACGCGCATCTGTTCGGCACGATGCTCGGGGGCATCACCGCCTCGACGGTCATGCTGAGCGCGTTGGCACTGACCGCGCACAGCGCGGTCGCGGCCGTGACGTTGGCGCTGCTGCTCGGCTTCACCGCCTTCTTCACCGCGCCCGCGCTCAACGCCCGGATGTTCAACCTCGCGAACGCCGCGCCCACGCTCGCGGGCGCGACGAACACCTCGGCCTTCAACATCGGCAACACGGTGGGCCCGTGGCTCGGCGGCCTCGTCATCGACCTGGGCTGGG is from Streptomyces hygroscopicus and encodes:
- a CDS encoding peptidase S51 dipeptidase E; this translates as MELLLTASGLRNETLRDALRDMLGKPFGSANVVYVPTASVAEPGDHGWFVADLNRLHGLGWREFDVLELNGLPRQMVLDRLLHADVIYVEGGSHYHLARSITGNGLADGFLEALESRVYVGVSAGSMIFSRNLTGHSADVIGDTTDLHVLGATTVEPPFGLFDWYLKPHLYSPDFPERDDAWADRIVARADFPIYFIDDETAVRVRDGKVDVISEGRWRFHP
- a CDS encoding chemotaxis protein, encoding MPLAVYVLGLSVFALGTSEFMLSGLLQPVARDMGVSIPTAGLLISAFAIGMVVGAPVLAAATLRLPRRTTLMALLAAFGLGQIAGALAPSYGVLFASRVVSALACAGFWAVGAAVAVSLVPVNARAKAMAVMVGGLSIANIAGVPAGALLGQHAGWRAAFWAVAGLSALGLVGVVALVPRTEVPTGDDRPRLRAELRIYRDRQVWLALAATALSGGAVFCLFSYLGPLLTDVAGLDEGWVPTVLALFGVGALLGTVLGGRIADAHLFGTMLGGITASTVMLSALALTAHSAVAAVTLALLLGFTAFFTAPALNARMFNLANAAPTLAGATNTSAFNIGNTVGPWLGGLVIDLGWGYPAVAWTGAALAGTGVVTTVAAMRLHRADGASRVIATSATYSPAEAEAAPDPSRTTR